A genomic window from Corynebacterium fournieri includes:
- a CDS encoding ABC transporter ATP-binding protein, which yields MNLKSGEVDTAGATAQVTLRGVRREFADGTGLHETSLDIAKGEFVSILGPSGCGKSTLLRCIAGLETPDAGVIEFAGHEVFGPSVNVPVNKRNLSMVFQDLALWPHMTVAKNVEFPLTTGKQKVSKAEREQRVSRAMDMVGISAKAEQRPNELSGGQQQRVAIARALVSDPELLLMDEPLSALDAALRTQIRSELTRLAYELNLTVIYVTHDQSEALAMSDRVAVMDAGNVRQFADPVELYDHPADDFVAGFVGVTNTHETLPSNRPEDVEVTPLHGKRPDVLPANSILGEVVESQYTGGRYEIRSVVPGAPEPWLAYTRHRLGRGDDVLLTVTPRS from the coding sequence GTGAATTTGAAAAGTGGAGAAGTCGATACAGCTGGCGCCACCGCGCAGGTGACGCTTCGCGGGGTGCGTCGCGAGTTCGCGGACGGCACCGGTTTGCACGAGACCTCCCTGGACATCGCTAAGGGCGAGTTCGTCTCGATCCTCGGGCCTTCGGGCTGCGGCAAGTCCACGCTGTTGCGCTGCATCGCGGGTTTGGAAACGCCGGATGCCGGGGTGATCGAATTCGCCGGGCACGAAGTCTTTGGCCCTTCCGTGAACGTGCCGGTGAACAAGCGCAACCTGTCCATGGTCTTTCAGGACCTCGCGTTGTGGCCGCACATGACCGTGGCCAAGAATGTCGAATTCCCGCTAACCACCGGCAAGCAGAAGGTATCCAAGGCGGAGCGCGAACAGCGCGTTTCCCGTGCGATGGACATGGTGGGCATCAGCGCGAAGGCCGAGCAGCGGCCGAATGAGCTCTCCGGCGGGCAGCAGCAGCGCGTGGCTATCGCGCGTGCGCTGGTTTCGGATCCGGAGCTTTTGCTTATGGACGAGCCCCTGTCGGCCCTCGACGCAGCACTGCGCACTCAAATCCGCTCTGAGCTGACCCGCTTGGCCTACGAGCTCAACCTCACCGTCATCTACGTCACCCACGACCAATCCGAGGCGCTGGCCATGTCGGACCGGGTGGCGGTGATGGACGCCGGCAACGTTCGCCAGTTCGCCGACCCGGTGGAGCTCTACGACCATCCGGCGGACGACTTCGTCGCCGGCTTTGTCGGCGTGACAAACACGCACGAGACCCTCCCCTCGAATAGGCCGGAGGATGTCGAGGTCACCCCGCTGCATGGAAAGCGTCCGGATGTACTTCCGGCGAACTCCATCCTCGGCGAGGTGGTGGAGAGCCAGTACACCGGCGGGCGCTACGAAATCCGCAGCGTCGTGCCGGGTGCGCCCGAGCCCTGGCTGGCCTACACCAGGCACCGCTTGGGCCGCGGCGACGACGTGTTGCTGACGGTCACCCCACGTTCCTAA
- a CDS encoding bifunctional methylenetetrahydrofolate dehydrogenase/methenyltetrahydrofolate cyclohydrolase, giving the protein MTAIKLDGKLYREEIFADLKQRVARLKSECGITPGLATVLVGEDPASQNYVRMKHKDCEELGIASIMKELPGDCTQEQLEQLISELNNDPAVTGYIVQLPLPKHLDENRVLELIDPAKDADGLHPVNLGKLVLGEPAPLPCTPNGSIKLLERFGVDLDGAIVCVIGRGVTVGRPISLMLTSRDVNATTVLCHTGTKDLAAETRRADVIIAAAGKPHMITADMIKEGAALLDVGVSRVDGKTVGDLHPDVWEKAGWVSPNPGGVGPMTRTFLVRNIVENAERQAGVQQGGQ; this is encoded by the coding sequence GTGACTGCGATCAAACTGGACGGAAAACTCTACCGCGAGGAGATTTTCGCGGACTTGAAGCAACGCGTCGCTCGCCTCAAGAGCGAATGCGGCATCACCCCGGGCCTGGCCACGGTGCTCGTCGGCGAAGACCCCGCCAGCCAGAACTACGTGCGCATGAAGCACAAAGACTGCGAGGAGCTGGGCATCGCCTCGATTATGAAGGAGCTGCCGGGCGACTGCACGCAAGAGCAGCTGGAACAGCTCATTAGCGAGCTCAACAACGACCCGGCCGTGACCGGCTACATCGTCCAGCTGCCGCTGCCGAAGCACCTGGATGAAAACCGCGTGCTCGAGCTGATCGACCCGGCCAAAGACGCCGACGGTTTGCACCCGGTCAACCTGGGCAAGCTGGTGCTGGGCGAGCCAGCCCCGCTGCCGTGCACCCCGAACGGCTCCATCAAACTGCTGGAGCGTTTCGGCGTGGACCTTGACGGCGCGATCGTGTGCGTCATCGGCCGCGGCGTGACCGTGGGCCGCCCGATCTCGCTCATGCTGACTTCCCGCGACGTCAACGCCACCACGGTGCTGTGCCACACCGGCACGAAGGACCTCGCCGCGGAGACGCGTCGGGCCGACGTGATCATCGCCGCGGCCGGCAAGCCGCACATGATCACCGCCGACATGATCAAAGAGGGCGCGGCGCTTCTCGACGTCGGAGTCTCCCGCGTCGACGGCAAAACCGTCGGCGACCTGCACCCGGACGTGTGGGAAAAGGCCGGCTGGGTCTCGCCGAACCCGGGCGGTGTGGGCCCGATGACGCGCACGTTCTTGGTGCGCAACATCGTGGAAAACGCCGAGCGCCAGGCTGGTGTCCAGCAGGGTGGGCAGTAG
- a CDS encoding tRNA (cytidine(34)-2'-O)-methyltransferase produces the protein MVVLHIIYDNPAIGGNAGAAIRLAANTGAQLHFVEPLGFNFDDKHLKRAGLDYHDLADVIIHPNIDACFDSIPDSRIFAFSAHTEHHFHEVAYQDGDALMFGNEANGIPEAHLAHRRITREVRIPMLPARRSMNLTNSASVAVYEAWRQLGFVGGV, from the coding sequence TTGGTCGTGCTCCACATCATCTACGACAACCCGGCCATCGGCGGCAACGCGGGCGCCGCGATCCGTCTGGCGGCGAACACCGGCGCGCAGCTGCACTTTGTCGAACCGCTCGGCTTCAATTTCGACGACAAGCACCTCAAACGCGCTGGCTTGGACTACCACGACCTCGCCGACGTGATCATCCACCCGAACATCGACGCCTGCTTCGACTCCATCCCGGATTCCCGCATCTTCGCGTTTTCCGCGCACACCGAGCACCACTTCCACGAGGTGGCCTACCAGGACGGCGACGCGCTGATGTTCGGCAACGAGGCCAACGGCATCCCGGAAGCACACCTGGCCCACCGGCGGATCACGCGCGAGGTGCGCATCCCGATGCTGCCGGCGCGGCGCAGCATGAACCTGACCAACTCCGCGTCAGTCGCCGTCTACGAGGCGTGGCGCCAGCTCGGCTTCGTCGGCGGGGTCTGA
- a CDS encoding methionine ABC transporter ATP-binding protein, giving the protein MEHTGTRIEFRNVSKVFQTKDREVTAVDDVTLTVESGEILGVIGYSGAGKSTLVRLINGLDTPTSGQLFLDETDVVGMPERKLREIRRNVGMIFQQFNLFSSRTAAGNIEYPLKLAGVDKKERKRRVAELLDFVGLGERGENYPEQLSGGQKQRVGIARALATNPSLLLADEATSALDPETTHEVLGVLRRVNEELGITIVVITHEMDVIRSIADKVAVMEDGRVVEYGSVYDVFAHPQTSVAQRFAATSLRNRPDEVEARELLAAPGRLFTVDLTEDSGFFGAAEAARKRGVSVEPVHAGITTLQERSFGRMTVRLNGDDAAINEFLSTLQQSTEIEEITR; this is encoded by the coding sequence ATGGAACATACCGGCACCCGGATTGAGTTCCGGAACGTATCCAAGGTCTTCCAAACCAAAGACCGCGAGGTCACAGCCGTCGACGACGTTACATTGACCGTCGAGTCGGGCGAGATCCTCGGCGTGATCGGCTATTCGGGTGCTGGCAAGTCCACGCTTGTCCGCCTCATCAACGGCCTGGATACGCCCACCTCGGGGCAGCTGTTTCTCGACGAGACCGACGTGGTTGGCATGCCCGAGCGCAAACTGCGCGAGATCCGCCGCAACGTGGGCATGATCTTCCAGCAGTTCAACCTCTTTTCCTCCCGCACCGCCGCTGGCAACATCGAGTACCCGCTCAAGCTCGCCGGCGTGGACAAAAAAGAGCGCAAGCGCCGCGTGGCGGAGCTGCTCGACTTCGTGGGCCTGGGCGAGCGCGGCGAGAACTACCCGGAGCAGCTCTCCGGCGGCCAGAAGCAGCGCGTGGGCATCGCCCGTGCGCTGGCGACCAACCCGTCGCTTCTGCTTGCCGACGAAGCCACGTCCGCCCTGGACCCCGAAACCACCCACGAGGTGCTCGGCGTGCTGCGCCGCGTCAACGAGGAGCTCGGCATCACCATCGTGGTGATCACCCACGAGATGGACGTCATCCGTTCCATCGCCGACAAGGTTGCCGTGATGGAAGACGGCCGCGTGGTGGAGTACGGCAGCGTCTACGACGTGTTCGCCCACCCGCAGACCTCCGTGGCACAGCGTTTCGCCGCCACCAGCCTGCGCAACCGCCCGGACGAGGTGGAGGCGCGCGAGCTTTTGGCCGCCCCGGGCCGATTGTTCACCGTGGATCTGACAGAGGACTCGGGCTTCTTCGGCGCGGCCGAAGCCGCCCGCAAGCGCGGTGTGTCGGTAGAGCCGGTGCACGCCGGCATCACCACGCTGCAGGAGCGTTCCTTCGGCAGGATGACCGTGCGCCTCAACGGCGACGACGCCGCCATCAACGAGTTTTTGTCCACGCTCCAGCAGAGCACCGAGATTGAGGAGATCACCCGATGA
- a CDS encoding PH domain-containing protein, which yields MSTLHTTPGMEGYRQVHRLTPLLRVWAFALALATIALFNFTMPIYHWAQRENVGAADIAWAAAGVVAAFAVIFAVSQIWWRRSGFIIGEEEVEVRRGVLTNQVRSAQYDRVQAVDVIESFAPRVFGLASVRIEAAGNAQSAIEIMYLPRDEAEEVRAQLLRRIGGTQGQLPIDATSGPHLVPPIPIRRSLIGTTFQMSTLFTLAWSFVPIWTDLNAAAIIPVVVGFLPQIWRTIDQSWRFTCTKEGEMFHLTYGLANRRRQAVPRSRIHAVQLRQPMFWRPFGWWTVSVVVAGYGSERNKESGTSKLLPVGTWEQAKAVVDAIGPLTGDDLTDLASADYRSPRSARWVSPIDWKRQTVKVRDGAVAVTAGRIGRWYQMVETPHIQELAFEQGPLQRSLGLANVDLDLVPGPFSVSVRDVGADQAREIVDKLRARKLPPLSDPADEAELAPRLVDGD from the coding sequence GTGAGCACGCTTCACACCACCCCCGGCATGGAGGGCTACCGCCAGGTCCACCGACTGACGCCGCTGCTGCGCGTGTGGGCGTTCGCACTGGCGCTGGCCACCATCGCCCTGTTCAACTTCACCATGCCTATCTATCACTGGGCGCAGCGCGAAAACGTCGGGGCGGCCGACATCGCCTGGGCGGCCGCCGGTGTGGTCGCCGCCTTCGCGGTGATCTTCGCTGTGTCCCAGATCTGGTGGCGCCGCAGCGGGTTCATCATCGGTGAGGAGGAAGTGGAGGTGCGCCGCGGCGTGCTTACCAACCAGGTCCGCTCCGCGCAGTACGACCGCGTCCAGGCCGTGGACGTCATCGAGTCGTTTGCCCCGCGCGTGTTCGGGTTGGCTTCGGTGCGCATCGAGGCCGCGGGCAACGCGCAATCCGCCATCGAGATCATGTACTTACCGCGCGACGAGGCGGAGGAGGTGCGTGCGCAGCTGCTGCGCCGCATCGGCGGCACGCAGGGGCAGCTGCCTATCGACGCCACCTCCGGCCCCCACCTCGTGCCCCCGATTCCCATCCGCAGATCCCTGATCGGCACCACCTTCCAAATGTCCACGCTGTTTACCCTCGCGTGGTCGTTTGTGCCGATCTGGACAGACCTGAACGCGGCGGCGATTATCCCGGTGGTGGTGGGCTTTCTGCCGCAGATTTGGCGCACGATCGACCAATCTTGGCGCTTTACCTGCACCAAGGAAGGGGAGATGTTCCACCTCACCTATGGGTTGGCCAATCGCCGTCGCCAAGCGGTGCCGCGCTCACGCATCCACGCGGTGCAGCTGCGCCAGCCCATGTTCTGGCGACCCTTCGGCTGGTGGACGGTCTCTGTGGTGGTGGCTGGCTACGGCTCGGAGCGCAACAAGGAGTCCGGCACGTCCAAGCTTCTGCCGGTGGGCACGTGGGAGCAGGCGAAGGCGGTGGTGGACGCGATCGGGCCGCTGACCGGCGATGACCTGACAGACCTTGCCAGCGCCGACTACCGCTCGCCGCGCAGCGCCCGCTGGGTCTCGCCGATCGACTGGAAGCGCCAGACGGTCAAGGTGCGCGACGGCGCGGTGGCCGTCACGGCCGGGCGCATCGGCCGCTGGTACCAGATGGTGGAAACCCCGCACATCCAGGAGCTGGCCTTCGAGCAGGGGCCGCTGCAGCGTTCGCTCGGGCTGGCCAACGTGGACTTAGACCTGGTGCCGGGCCCGTTCAGCGTGTCTGTGCGCGATGTGGGGGCGGACCAGGCGCGGGAGATCGTCGATAAGCTGCGAGCCCGCAAGCTCCCGCCGCTGTCAGACCCCGCCGACGAAGCCGAGCTGGCGCCACGCCTCGTAGACGGCGACTGA
- a CDS encoding DUF3017 domain-containing protein, producing the protein MPPGLTLDNPHDRGNAASPLPLAVQRAMVALFVVGFVLSGVYAATEHWRRATFTLGAAMLWLTLMRLTCDSKVIGLVAVRSKRYDAMFTTALGAAMLWLSWSVDALGS; encoded by the coding sequence ATGCCGCCGGGCTTGACGCTGGACAACCCCCATGACCGCGGCAACGCCGCCTCGCCGCTGCCGCTTGCGGTGCAGCGCGCGATGGTGGCGCTGTTTGTCGTGGGGTTTGTGCTTTCGGGGGTGTACGCGGCGACGGAGCATTGGCGCCGCGCCACGTTCACACTGGGTGCGGCCATGCTGTGGCTGACCCTGATGCGCCTGACGTGCGATTCGAAGGTGATCGGCCTTGTCGCAGTGCGCTCCAAGCGCTACGACGCGATGTTTACCACCGCGTTGGGGGCTGCGATGCTGTGGCTGTCGTGGTCGGTGGACGCGCTGGGGTCCTGA
- a CDS encoding PH domain-containing protein, translating to MSDAPITPLPTSVEQMHKVSPKLMWPKLVGNAIWMLIICGGLYLSYREWGWGFLIPLGAFAVFFIWRFFLIPFQVRNMGWLETDNELVLSKGKMFHTITVIPYGRIQFVDVESGPISRPLGLKELKVHTASSSSDSDLPGLLAKDADALRDRLAVKARERMSGL from the coding sequence ATGTCCGATGCCCCGATAACGCCCCTGCCCACCTCGGTGGAGCAGATGCACAAGGTCTCGCCGAAGCTGATGTGGCCGAAGTTGGTGGGCAACGCGATTTGGATGCTCATCATCTGCGGCGGGCTGTACCTGTCCTACCGGGAGTGGGGGTGGGGCTTTCTCATCCCGCTGGGGGCGTTCGCCGTCTTTTTTATCTGGCGGTTTTTCCTCATCCCGTTCCAGGTGCGCAACATGGGCTGGCTGGAAACAGACAATGAGCTGGTCTTGAGCAAGGGCAAGATGTTCCACACCATCACGGTCATTCCGTACGGGCGTATCCAGTTCGTGGATGTGGAGTCGGGCCCGATTTCGCGCCCGCTCGGGTTGAAGGAGCTGAAGGTGCACACCGCGTCGAGCTCGTCGGATTCGGACCTTCCGGGTTTGCTCGCAAAGGACGCGGATGCGCTGCGCGACCGTCTCGCCGTAAAAGCCCGCGAACGGATGAGCGGTCTGTGA
- a CDS encoding error-prone DNA polymerase: MRFNGGAPLSWSRLERILSGRPGPEPVPVGHTGTPAGAAYGAASDAPYAAPPRERGVATVPFAELHAVSSYSFLGGASEPEDLVARAVELGLSAVGLLDRDGFYGVVKFAEAAAAAGLATVFGAELTLGEKVLPVIARGPEGYKLLSHLMADAHMATREKDKVAYPPLELIGDQLGGTCVVLAGWRWAGEIDHLIDSFGEPNVVREYEVSMTPEDADRHALLDRHEHLPAIVSAAPAAATRDHARLAAAKRALVRRESLAQAHGDLHPMGANWLRSGEQLARMLPGCEPKLAYSVELAQACAFTLDLVAPELPRYPTPGGRSEMDHLRGLTLASAEVRYAGRGPEVRRKAMAQIRYELEVIEELNFPGYFLIIYDLVDFCGRENIMCQGRGSAANSAVCFALGITNVEPIEAGLLFERFLSPDRDGPPDIDLDIESGRREEVIQYVYATYGRDNAAQVANVITYRTKGAVRDAARALGFAQGAADSWSKGLTDPPEAVVKLAAQFKGQPRHLGIHSGGMVICDRPIADVVPVEWARMENRSVVQWDKDDCASAGLVKFDLLGLGMLEALHHMVDLVEETTGRTVHLWELPLDDADVYDMLCRADSVGVFQVESRAQMGTLPRLKPRRFFDLVVEVALIRPGPIQGGSVHPYLRRRDGLEPVTYDHPVLERCLGKTLGIPLFQEQLMQICVDAAGFSGREADALRRAMGSKRSPAKMAALKSRFFEGCLRTNDIGEEVAERLWQKIVAFAAYGFPESHSQSFASLVYFSAWFKRHYPAQFCVGLLRAQPMGFYSPQSLIQDARRHGVEVLPVSVNESGCEARCVDSATIRVGLNLVRGLGAAAARRVEEAAPFADIADLSRRADLSVDHVEALARAGALDCFGVTRRQALWQAGVAATERDGMLPGLSAVTAPPLPGMNPFELMAADVAATGVTPGLMPVEMVRAALSEQGVVPASELLHGVEDGTRVRVAGVITHRQHPQTAGGVTFLGMEDETGLINVVISVGLWNKQRVLARTAKALVVRGIVQNASGAVSVVADRLEPLAMGELLSRGSRDFR, translated from the coding sequence ATGAGATTCAACGGGGGAGCGCCGCTGTCGTGGTCGCGGCTGGAGCGCATTCTCTCCGGCCGGCCTGGCCCGGAACCGGTGCCGGTGGGGCACACGGGCACCCCGGCCGGCGCCGCGTACGGCGCGGCTTCCGACGCGCCGTACGCGGCGCCGCCGCGCGAGCGGGGCGTTGCGACGGTGCCGTTTGCGGAGTTGCACGCCGTAAGTTCGTACAGCTTCCTCGGTGGGGCGAGTGAACCGGAGGACCTCGTCGCTAGGGCGGTTGAGCTGGGTCTTAGCGCTGTCGGGCTGCTGGATCGGGACGGGTTCTACGGTGTGGTGAAGTTTGCTGAAGCCGCAGCGGCGGCCGGATTGGCCACAGTCTTCGGGGCGGAGCTGACCTTGGGCGAGAAGGTGCTGCCCGTTATTGCCCGCGGTCCCGAGGGGTACAAGCTGCTGTCGCACCTGATGGCGGATGCGCACATGGCCACGCGCGAAAAAGACAAGGTGGCCTACCCGCCGCTGGAGCTGATCGGCGACCAGCTCGGCGGCACCTGCGTCGTACTCGCCGGGTGGCGGTGGGCGGGAGAAATCGATCACCTTATCGACTCCTTCGGTGAGCCCAACGTCGTGCGCGAGTACGAGGTATCCATGACCCCGGAAGACGCCGACCGGCACGCGCTGCTGGACCGGCACGAGCACCTGCCTGCCATCGTCAGCGCAGCCCCGGCCGCCGCCACCCGCGACCATGCCCGGCTGGCCGCGGCGAAACGGGCGCTGGTCAGGCGCGAGTCGCTCGCCCAGGCGCACGGGGACCTGCATCCGATGGGGGCGAACTGGCTGCGCTCCGGCGAACAGCTCGCACGCATGCTGCCCGGCTGCGAGCCGAAGCTGGCCTACAGCGTCGAGCTTGCTCAAGCCTGCGCGTTCACCCTCGACCTGGTGGCGCCGGAACTGCCGCGCTACCCCACGCCTGGCGGGCGCAGCGAGATGGACCACCTGCGGGGGCTCACCCTGGCGAGTGCGGAGGTGAGGTATGCGGGGAGGGGGCCGGAGGTGCGTCGCAAAGCAATGGCCCAGATCCGCTACGAGCTGGAGGTAATTGAAGAGCTCAACTTCCCCGGCTACTTCCTCATCATCTACGACCTGGTGGATTTCTGCGGGCGCGAAAACATCATGTGCCAGGGGCGCGGCAGCGCGGCGAACTCGGCGGTGTGCTTCGCGCTCGGGATCACAAACGTCGAGCCGATCGAGGCGGGACTGTTGTTCGAGCGTTTCTTATCGCCCGACCGCGACGGCCCGCCCGATATCGATCTCGACATCGAATCCGGCCGGCGCGAAGAGGTCATCCAGTACGTCTACGCCACCTACGGGCGGGACAACGCTGCGCAGGTGGCCAACGTGATCACGTACCGGACCAAAGGCGCGGTGCGCGATGCGGCGCGGGCGCTCGGGTTCGCCCAGGGCGCCGCCGACAGCTGGTCGAAGGGGCTGACAGACCCGCCGGAGGCCGTGGTGAAACTCGCCGCCCAGTTCAAAGGGCAGCCGCGCCACCTGGGCATCCACTCCGGCGGCATGGTCATCTGCGACCGCCCCATCGCCGACGTGGTGCCGGTGGAGTGGGCGCGCATGGAAAACCGCTCGGTGGTGCAGTGGGACAAAGACGACTGCGCCTCCGCCGGCCTGGTCAAGTTCGACCTGCTGGGGCTCGGCATGCTCGAAGCGCTGCACCACATGGTGGACCTGGTGGAGGAGACCACCGGCCGCACGGTGCACTTGTGGGAGCTGCCCCTCGACGATGCGGACGTCTACGACATGCTCTGCCGCGCCGATTCCGTCGGCGTGTTCCAGGTGGAGTCGCGCGCGCAAATGGGCACCCTGCCCAGGTTGAAGCCGCGCCGGTTTTTCGACCTCGTGGTGGAAGTCGCTTTGATCCGTCCCGGCCCGATCCAGGGTGGTTCCGTGCACCCGTATTTGCGGCGCCGCGACGGGCTGGAGCCGGTGACCTACGACCACCCGGTGCTCGAGCGCTGCCTGGGCAAGACGCTGGGCATCCCGCTGTTTCAAGAGCAGCTCATGCAGATCTGCGTGGATGCGGCCGGGTTTTCCGGCAGGGAGGCGGATGCTTTACGACGAGCCATGGGCTCCAAACGCTCTCCCGCCAAAATGGCCGCGTTGAAATCCCGCTTCTTCGAAGGGTGCTTACGCACCAACGACATCGGCGAGGAAGTGGCGGAGCGGCTGTGGCAGAAGATCGTGGCGTTTGCCGCCTACGGCTTCCCGGAGTCGCACTCGCAGTCCTTTGCCTCGCTGGTGTACTTCTCCGCGTGGTTTAAGCGCCACTACCCGGCGCAGTTTTGCGTGGGGCTGTTGCGCGCGCAGCCGATGGGGTTTTACTCCCCGCAGTCGTTGATCCAGGACGCGCGCCGCCACGGGGTGGAAGTGCTGCCGGTGTCCGTGAACGAGTCCGGCTGCGAGGCGCGGTGCGTGGATTCCGCCACGATCCGGGTGGGGCTGAACCTGGTGCGCGGACTCGGCGCGGCAGCGGCGCGGCGCGTGGAGGAAGCGGCGCCGTTTGCGGATATCGCGGACCTGTCGCGCCGGGCGGATTTGTCCGTGGACCATGTGGAGGCGCTGGCCCGCGCGGGCGCGTTGGACTGCTTCGGGGTCACGCGCCGCCAGGCGCTGTGGCAGGCGGGCGTGGCCGCCACGGAGCGCGACGGGATGCTGCCGGGACTGTCTGCCGTGACGGCGCCGCCGCTGCCGGGCATGAACCCGTTTGAGCTGATGGCCGCCGACGTCGCGGCCACCGGTGTGACCCCGGGTCTGATGCCGGTGGAGATGGTGCGCGCAGCGTTGTCGGAGCAGGGCGTGGTGCCCGCGTCCGAGCTGCTGCACGGGGTCGAAGACGGCACCCGCGTGCGCGTCGCCGGGGTGATCACGCACCGCCAGCACCCGCAAACCGCAGGCGGGGTGACCTTTTTAGGCATGGAGGACGAAACCGGCCTGATCAACGTGGTCATCTCCGTCGGGTTGTGGAACAAGCAGCGCGTGCTGGCCCGCACCGCCAAAGCGCTGGTTGTGCGCGGGATCGTGCAAAACGCCTCCGGGGCGGTGTCCGTGGTGGCGGACCGGTTGGAGCCGCTGGCGATGGGCGAGCTGCTCTCGCGCGGGTCCCGGGATTTTCGGTGA
- a CDS encoding MetQ/NlpA family ABC transporter substrate-binding protein: MRTKRVIAAAAASLIAATGLVACSSETESTSSSDGDKVTVKIGTTDADQKAWSVFADEAQKAGIDLDIVRFTEYPQVNPAQSEGQIEISKFQTINYQAQYNATSGKDLRIIGSGEINILGLYWKDHDSLDGIEGTEVAIPNDPSNQGRAINVLVQAGLLQLRDGASKLTPTPADIDKDASKVEVVAVDASQTPNAYNEGRPAVINNNWLARAAIDPASSVAADDPNSELAEPYINVFTVSGEDLDNETYAKLVDVWQSPEVTAALDEDSNGTAVQVQRSKEELNEILDRLVEEYK; the protein is encoded by the coding sequence ATGCGCACCAAGCGCGTTATCGCCGCGGCAGCGGCTTCCCTCATCGCAGCCACGGGGCTAGTGGCCTGCTCGTCTGAGACGGAATCGACGTCGTCAAGCGACGGCGACAAGGTCACCGTGAAAATCGGCACCACGGACGCCGACCAGAAGGCGTGGAGCGTGTTCGCCGACGAGGCGCAGAAGGCCGGCATCGACCTCGACATCGTGCGCTTCACCGAGTACCCGCAGGTCAACCCGGCGCAGTCCGAGGGCCAGATTGAGATCTCGAAGTTCCAGACCATCAACTACCAGGCCCAGTACAACGCCACCTCCGGCAAGGACCTGCGCATCATCGGCTCCGGCGAGATCAACATCCTGGGCCTGTACTGGAAGGACCACGACTCGCTCGACGGCATCGAAGGCACCGAGGTAGCAATCCCCAACGACCCGTCTAACCAGGGTCGCGCCATCAACGTGCTGGTTCAGGCCGGCCTGCTGCAGCTGCGCGACGGCGCCTCCAAGCTGACCCCGACCCCGGCCGACATTGACAAGGACGCCTCCAAGGTCGAGGTCGTGGCGGTGGACGCCTCCCAGACGCCGAACGCCTACAACGAGGGCCGCCCGGCTGTGATCAACAACAACTGGCTGGCCCGCGCGGCGATCGACCCGGCCTCCTCCGTGGCCGCGGACGACCCGAACTCTGAGTTGGCAGAGCCGTACATCAACGTCTTCACCGTCTCCGGTGAGGACCTGGACAACGAGACCTACGCCAAGCTGGTGGACGTCTGGCAGTCGCCGGAGGTCACCGCCGCGCTTGACGAGGACTCCAACGGCACCGCCGTGCAGGTCCAGCGTTCGAAGGAGGAGCTCAACGAGATCCTCGACCGCCTTGTGGAGGAGTACAAGTAG
- a CDS encoding MetQ/NlpA family ABC transporter substrate-binding protein, which yields MRIKRTLATVAAAALATTGLVACSNESTDSAETTAKDGENATVKIGTTEADQEAWRVFKDLAADNGITLDIVSFSDYSPVNEALAQGELDVNKFQHIKYLAEYNKASNNDLRVVGSTEIVPLALFWKDHDSIEGIDGQSVAIPNDPSNQGRAINVLVQAGLLTLKGSVADELAPTPADIDKDASKVTVTPVDASQTPSAYNEGKPAIINNTWLDRAGIEPSLSIFEDDPESKEAEPYINVFAARAEDIDDETLNKLVELWQTPEVAEAAAKDSKGTSVPVYRDKAELNDILDRLQDKK from the coding sequence ATGCGTATCAAGCGCACCCTCGCAACCGTTGCCGCGGCTGCCCTGGCCACCACCGGCTTGGTCGCCTGCTCCAACGAGTCCACCGACTCCGCAGAAACCACCGCCAAGGACGGCGAAAACGCCACCGTCAAGATCGGCACGACCGAGGCCGACCAGGAAGCCTGGCGCGTATTCAAAGACCTCGCCGCCGACAACGGCATCACCCTGGACATCGTCTCCTTCTCGGACTACTCCCCCGTCAACGAAGCACTCGCGCAGGGCGAGCTGGACGTGAACAAGTTCCAGCACATCAAGTACCTCGCGGAATACAACAAGGCTTCCAACAACGACCTGCGCGTGGTCGGCTCCACCGAGATCGTGCCGCTGGCACTGTTCTGGAAGGACCACGACTCCATCGAGGGCATCGACGGCCAGTCCGTGGCAATCCCGAACGACCCGTCCAACCAGGGCCGCGCCATCAACGTGCTGGTCCAGGCCGGTCTGCTCACCCTGAAGGGCAGCGTCGCAGACGAGCTCGCCCCGACCCCGGCCGACATTGACAAGGACGCCTCCAAGGTCACCGTCACCCCGGTCGACGCGTCCCAGACCCCGTCCGCCTACAACGAGGGCAAGCCGGCGATCATCAACAACACCTGGTTGGACCGCGCTGGTATCGAGCCGAGCCTGTCCATCTTCGAGGACGACCCGGAGTCCAAGGAGGCCGAGCCGTACATCAACGTCTTCGCCGCCCGCGCAGAAGACATCGACGACGAGACCCTGAACAAGCTGGTCGAGCTGTGGCAGACCCCGGAGGTCGCCGAGGCAGCAGCGAAGGACTCGAAGGGTACCTCCGTGCCGGTCTACCGCGACAAGGCTGAGCTCAACGACATCCTGGATCGCCTCCAGGACAAGAAGTAA